The Pleuronectes platessa chromosome 10, fPlePla1.1, whole genome shotgun sequence genome contains a region encoding:
- the LOC128449763 gene encoding endothelin-2: MSAHTSVLLFITLWASMQDGLSLPVNEQLKEEAADMIPTQRVRSRRCACSSRLDSECHYFCHLDIIWVNTPSKTTVYGLGSALSRRRRSIGRCSCAKPDDQSCTSFCRHSPEIKSEKRRLLNNTLRILRALASRPKKTPPSHRGGSPEAQSRKTKR; encoded by the exons ATGTCTGCTCACACCAGCGTTCTTCTCTTCATCACCCTCTGGGCCTCCATGCAGGATG GTTTGAGTCTTCCTGTAAACGAGCAGCTGAAAGAGGAGGCTGCCGATATGAtcccaacacaaagagtgaggtCCAGGCGCTGTGCCTGCAGCAGCCGGCTGGACTCAGAGTGCCACTACTTCTGCCACCTGGATATCATCTGGGTCAATACGCCCAG TAAGACGACAGTTTATGGTCTGGGCAGCGCTCTGTCCCGGCGCCGGAGGTCCATTGGTCGCTGCAGCTGTGCCAAACCCGACGACCAATCCTGTACCAGCTTCTGCCGTCACAG CCCTGAAATTAAATCTGAGAAGAGGCGTCTGCTCAACAACACACTCCGAATCCTCAG AGCTTTAGCCAGCAGGCCCAAGAAGACTCCTCCCTCACACAGAGGCGGATCTCCAGAGGCTCAGAGTCGGAAAACTAAacgctaa